A part of Microbulbifer sp. MI-G genomic DNA contains:
- a CDS encoding LemA family protein: MEITGFITLVIAAALLFYIVGIYNRLVSLKNRNENAFAQIEVQLKRRHDLIPNLVETARGYLKHERETLDAVTSARNSAINDLKTAASNPSSASAIDNLGRAESTLTDALGRFSAVMEAYPDLKANHNMMALTEELGSTENKVAFARQAFNDCVTSYNIYKQHFPPVLLAAFFGHRADGRLLEFADTEVIQTAPRIEF, from the coding sequence ATGGAAATAACAGGCTTCATCACGCTGGTCATCGCTGCCGCACTGTTGTTTTATATTGTCGGCATCTACAACAGGCTGGTTTCCCTCAAAAACCGCAATGAGAACGCCTTTGCCCAGATTGAGGTACAACTGAAACGGCGCCACGACCTGATTCCCAACCTTGTGGAAACCGCCAGAGGTTATCTGAAACATGAGCGGGAAACTCTCGACGCCGTAACCAGCGCACGCAATTCTGCCATCAATGATCTCAAAACAGCGGCGTCCAACCCGTCGAGTGCCAGTGCCATCGACAACCTTGGCCGAGCCGAGAGCACCCTGACTGACGCCCTGGGGCGTTTCAGCGCAGTCATGGAGGCCTACCCCGATCTGAAAGCCAACCACAATATGATGGCGCTTACCGAGGAACTGGGCAGTACCGAAAACAAGGTTGCGTTCGCCCGCCAGGCTTTCAACGATTGCGTAACCAGTTACAACATCTACAAGCAGCACTTTCCCCCGGTTTTGCTGGCCGCATTCTTTGGCCATCGCGCCGACGGCCGCCTGTTGGAATTTGCCGATACCGAGGTCATTCAGACAGCGCCCCGCATTGAATTTTGA
- a CDS encoding acetyl-CoA C-acyltransferase, which yields MSDITSDPVVIAGMARTPMGTMQGSLSALSAPQLGAAAIRAALEDAGVAPADVDEVLMGCVLPAGVGQAPARQASLGAGIPDSTPCTTVNKVCGSGMKTVMMARDALLLGEGKVIVAGGMESMSNAPYLLAKARAGMRLGHGEVKDSMFLDGLENAEDGKLMGTFAESTADKYGFTREEQDAFAMESLARAQAAIEKGDFTREIAPVTITTRRTEVKVGVDEAPGSARPDKIPQLKPAFRKDGTVTAANASSISDGAAALVLMRRSEADRRGLKVLAILKGQAQFAREPEWFTTAPVGALHKLLENTGWSAVDVDLFEINEAFAVVTMAAMRELDLPWEKVNVNGGACALGHPLGASGARILITLLAAMEKRDAKKGIASLCIGGGEATAVAIERV from the coding sequence ATGAGTGACATAACTTCAGACCCCGTAGTGATCGCCGGGATGGCGCGCACACCAATGGGCACCATGCAAGGTAGCCTGTCGGCACTGAGTGCCCCGCAATTGGGTGCAGCTGCCATTCGCGCAGCCCTCGAGGATGCAGGTGTGGCGCCCGCGGATGTGGATGAGGTTCTGATGGGTTGCGTGCTTCCGGCGGGTGTCGGGCAGGCGCCGGCGCGCCAGGCTTCGTTGGGCGCGGGAATTCCTGACAGCACGCCCTGTACCACCGTCAATAAGGTCTGTGGTTCCGGTATGAAGACCGTGATGATGGCGCGAGATGCCTTACTGCTGGGTGAGGGCAAGGTCATTGTTGCCGGTGGTATGGAAAGCATGAGCAATGCACCCTATCTGCTGGCAAAGGCCCGCGCCGGCATGCGCCTGGGGCACGGAGAAGTGAAGGACTCCATGTTTCTCGACGGCCTGGAAAATGCCGAGGATGGGAAGCTGATGGGCACCTTCGCCGAGAGTACCGCCGACAAGTACGGTTTTACCCGTGAGGAGCAGGATGCCTTTGCCATGGAATCCCTGGCGCGCGCCCAGGCGGCGATAGAAAAGGGGGACTTCACTCGTGAAATTGCCCCTGTGACGATTACCACGCGCCGTACGGAGGTGAAGGTGGGCGTGGATGAAGCTCCAGGCAGTGCCCGTCCCGACAAGATTCCCCAATTGAAGCCCGCTTTTCGCAAAGATGGCACAGTCACAGCAGCCAACGCCAGCTCTATCTCCGATGGCGCTGCGGCCCTGGTACTGATGCGCAGGAGTGAAGCGGACAGGCGTGGTCTCAAGGTACTGGCGATTTTGAAAGGCCAGGCCCAGTTTGCCCGCGAGCCGGAGTGGTTTACCACCGCCCCTGTGGGCGCTCTGCACAAACTGCTGGAAAACACGGGCTGGTCAGCAGTCGATGTTGACCTGTTTGAGATCAATGAGGCTTTTGCGGTGGTGACCATGGCGGCCATGCGGGAATTGGACCTGCCCTGGGAAAAGGTCAACGTGAATGGTGGTGCCTGCGCCCTGGGCCATCCACTGGGTGCCAGCGGTGCCCGTATCCTGATCACCCTCTTGGCAGCAATGGAAAAGCGCGATGCCAAGAAGGGCATTGCCAGCCTGTGCATCGGCGGCGGCGAGGCCACCGCAGTGGCCATTGAGCGGGTCTAA
- a CDS encoding BON domain-containing protein: MKNRQRSLQKRLLVMVSALFLLAGCSTVLEATHDGPIQQDPGKRSLGTYIDDQRIETIVKVNINKAHPDLKAADIGVTSFNGVVLLTGQIPDQELRLLAGRTAGQVQNVRQVYNETQVRGKVSLLATTNDAWLTTKVKTNLLTNKEIDSGRIKVVTENGVVYLMGLLTQAEAERAADVTRSIGGVQKVVKAVEYIN, translated from the coding sequence ATGAAAAATAGACAGCGATCCTTGCAAAAACGCCTTTTAGTGATGGTTTCTGCACTTTTTCTACTTGCCGGGTGCAGTACCGTGCTGGAGGCCACACATGACGGCCCTATCCAACAGGACCCCGGCAAGCGCTCACTGGGCACCTATATTGATGACCAGAGAATCGAGACGATCGTCAAGGTGAATATCAATAAGGCACATCCGGACCTGAAAGCCGCAGATATTGGTGTCACTTCTTTCAATGGGGTGGTACTACTTACCGGGCAAATTCCCGATCAGGAGTTGCGCCTGCTCGCTGGGCGTACTGCGGGGCAGGTACAGAATGTGCGCCAGGTGTACAATGAAACCCAGGTCCGCGGCAAAGTCAGCCTGCTCGCCACCACCAACGATGCCTGGTTAACGACCAAAGTGAAAACCAACCTGCTCACCAATAAGGAAATTGACAGCGGGCGCATCAAGGTGGTTACAGAAAATGGGGTGGTTTACCTGATGGGACTGTTGACCCAGGCGGAAGCCGAGCGCGCGGCAGATGTGACCCGTTCGATCGGTGGGGTGCAAAAAGTGGTGAAAGCGGTAGAGTACATCAACTAG
- a CDS encoding SIS domain-containing protein, producing MEQRVVTLFHHSLEATMNAGEILAPLIAEASQMVVHTLLAESKVLLCGNGVSGALAQSFSSQLTGGFQRERPGLPAMALNSDGVSMGAVAENHGPADTFARPVRALGQPGDLLVIITSHGRDPNLVQAMRAAQDRDMGILALTGGDGGDCASLLNTHDIELRVPSEVSAEVHQVHLLTIFCLSDLIDSSLFGGYED from the coding sequence ATGGAACAGCGAGTCGTAACCCTTTTTCACCACAGCCTGGAAGCCACCATGAACGCCGGTGAAATACTGGCACCGCTGATCGCGGAAGCCAGCCAGATGGTAGTACACACACTGCTGGCTGAGAGCAAAGTGCTGCTCTGTGGCAATGGTGTCAGCGGTGCCCTTGCGCAGAGTTTCAGTTCGCAGCTTACCGGGGGCTTCCAGCGCGAACGCCCCGGCCTACCGGCAATGGCCCTGAACAGCGATGGAGTCTCTATGGGTGCTGTCGCGGAAAACCATGGCCCTGCCGATACCTTTGCCCGCCCCGTGCGTGCCCTGGGCCAGCCAGGTGACCTGCTCGTCATTATCACCAGCCACGGCCGCGATCCCAACCTGGTACAGGCCATGCGCGCTGCGCAGGACCGCGATATGGGTATACTGGCCCTTACCGGTGGTGATGGTGGCGACTGCGCAAGCCTGTTGAATACACACGATATTGAACTGCGCGTGCCTTCTGAGGTCTCGGCTGAGGTACATCAAGTACACCTGCTGACGATATTTTGCCTCTCCGACTTAATCGACAGCAGCCTGTTCGGTGGCTATGAGGACTAA
- a CDS encoding YraN family protein, whose amino-acid sequence MEDKATRYLQRAGLAVIERNYRSRFGEIDLIARDSDTVVFVEVRFRRSDHFGGAGASVDARKQQKLLATACGFLQEHKLDCPCRFDVLAIDGNAQNIQWIKNAFEA is encoded by the coding sequence ATGGAAGACAAAGCCACACGCTACTTGCAGCGCGCGGGATTGGCTGTCATCGAGCGCAACTACCGCAGCCGCTTCGGAGAAATAGACCTTATCGCCCGGGACAGTGATACTGTAGTGTTTGTAGAAGTCCGCTTTCGCCGCAGTGATCACTTCGGTGGTGCGGGTGCCAGCGTGGATGCGCGCAAGCAGCAGAAGCTGCTTGCCACCGCCTGCGGCTTTCTACAAGAACACAAACTGGACTGTCCCTGTCGCTTTGATGTCCTTGCCATAGACGGCAATGCGCAAAACATCCAGTGGATCAAGAATGCCTTTGAAGCCTGA
- a CDS encoding penicillin-binding protein activator translates to MSASSRRTSTVIASMAAVALVLAACQTPAPRSGVYRPSYPPSHSISHNDAVHLLHSAEALPAPARDQQRLQAAAILRELGDNETAREAVVGIIPAQLDDTLYASYAQVYGNLLVDSDDFFEALTLATSPRLDTVWPRLPQSTALPLRSLRADLWGLLGNLDNAIIERREIAFLAQTDEAITQNNNGLWQLLTQLPSSELQTRAAGSSDPQMRGWYQLALLGRDTQTDISSQLVALKRWRERWPTHPASIHPPEALQLLERLAGQRVDSIALLLPLSGPLGSAGRAIRDGFMAAHYTALNAGAATPSVMVYDTGSEQPFEEIYQNAVNAGAKVIIGPLDKSKVANLLATEKLPVPTLALNYGDRGRISEDLVQFGLAVEDEARQIARHTYHQGHRQAMVLAADSSWGQRGAQAFQEEWQQLGGTVAVSKTFSPNSKFSNLVSDALLIPASEARKKALQGRLSAPLAFTPRRRDDVDMVFLAALPQQARQINPMLTYYYAGDLPVYATSQVFVGNNHPDRDINGIRFTALPWLFENNQTKRDIELQTDPAPAFARLYALGADAFRLYPRLPLLRQFPRYKLYGLTGALSLSADGRILREQTWAQVEKGVPVPITTVESLPALRESGQ, encoded by the coding sequence ATGTCCGCCTCTTCCAGGCGCACCTCTACTGTGATCGCCAGTATGGCAGCTGTCGCACTGGTGCTGGCTGCTTGCCAGACCCCAGCCCCGCGATCGGGGGTATACCGGCCGTCCTACCCCCCGAGCCACTCAATCAGCCACAATGATGCCGTGCATCTGTTGCACAGTGCGGAGGCATTGCCCGCTCCCGCAAGGGACCAGCAGCGCCTGCAAGCGGCCGCCATTCTACGCGAGTTGGGGGATAATGAGACAGCCAGGGAAGCTGTGGTCGGCATTATTCCCGCGCAACTGGATGACACTCTCTATGCCAGCTATGCACAGGTTTACGGCAATCTGCTCGTCGACAGTGACGATTTCTTTGAGGCTCTCACACTGGCAACCTCGCCGCGCCTGGACACAGTTTGGCCCCGATTGCCGCAATCGACGGCACTGCCCCTACGCAGCTTGCGCGCAGACCTGTGGGGTCTTTTGGGCAATCTGGACAACGCCATCATTGAGCGCAGGGAGATTGCTTTTCTGGCGCAAACCGACGAGGCAATCACGCAGAACAACAACGGCCTTTGGCAGCTACTGACTCAACTGCCCTCCAGCGAACTGCAGACGCGCGCCGCTGGTAGCAGCGATCCCCAGATGCGCGGCTGGTACCAGCTCGCTCTGTTGGGCCGCGATACCCAGACCGACATCAGTTCACAACTGGTTGCCCTCAAGCGTTGGCGCGAACGCTGGCCGACACATCCTGCGAGTATCCACCCCCCAGAAGCCCTGCAGCTGCTGGAGCGCCTGGCAGGCCAGCGAGTGGACAGCATTGCTTTGCTGCTTCCGCTCTCAGGCCCCCTCGGCAGCGCCGGGCGCGCTATCCGGGACGGCTTTATGGCGGCACACTACACCGCTCTGAATGCCGGTGCTGCTACCCCCAGCGTAATGGTGTACGACACCGGAAGTGAGCAGCCTTTCGAAGAAATCTACCAGAACGCCGTGAACGCCGGAGCCAAAGTGATTATCGGCCCCCTGGACAAAAGTAAGGTAGCCAACCTGCTGGCCACAGAGAAGCTGCCGGTACCCACCCTGGCCCTGAACTATGGCGATCGGGGGCGCATCAGCGAAGACCTGGTACAGTTCGGCTTGGCTGTGGAGGACGAGGCACGCCAAATCGCCCGACACACCTATCACCAAGGGCACCGCCAGGCGATGGTACTCGCGGCAGACAGCAGCTGGGGGCAGCGCGGTGCGCAGGCCTTTCAGGAAGAGTGGCAGCAACTCGGCGGAACTGTCGCCGTCAGTAAAACGTTCTCCCCCAACAGCAAATTCTCCAACCTGGTCAGTGATGCCCTATTAATCCCCGCCAGTGAGGCGCGCAAGAAAGCACTGCAAGGCCGCCTGTCTGCACCTCTGGCATTCACTCCACGCCGCCGCGACGATGTGGACATGGTATTTCTGGCGGCGCTCCCCCAACAGGCGCGCCAGATCAACCCCATGCTGACTTACTATTACGCTGGGGATCTGCCGGTGTATGCCACCTCCCAGGTGTTTGTGGGCAACAACCACCCCGATAGAGACATCAACGGCATTCGCTTTACCGCTCTGCCCTGGCTGTTTGAAAACAACCAGACCAAGCGGGATATCGAACTGCAGACTGATCCGGCACCGGCCTTTGCCCGCCTCTACGCCCTTGGCGCCGATGCTTTCCGCCTCTACCCACGCCTCCCCCTACTGCGCCAGTTTCCCCGGTACAAGCTGTATGGCCTCACCGGCGCCCTCAGCCTGAGCGCAGATGGCCGTATCCTGCGCGAGCAGACCTGGGCGCAGGTTGAAAAGGGAGTGCCGGTGCCGATTACCACTGTGGAATCGCTTCCCGCATTGCGGGAAAGCGGCCAATAG
- the rsmI gene encoding 16S rRNA (cytidine(1402)-2'-O)-methyltransferase: MGPELGLLYIVATPIGNLADMVPRAVEVLQCADLVAAEDTRHSQKLLSHFNIDSPLLAYHEHTDARRTGQILQRLEQGLTVALISDAGTPLISDPGYRLVRTARERGIRVVPIPGACAFIAALSAAGLPSDRFSFEGFLPAKGGARERALRELARDTRTLIFYEAPHRVADTLEAMAAVFGGEREAVIAREVSKAFETFQLMPLRQLASWVRADSNQQRGEIVVLVRGNERRCESALDDEAQRVMSLLLAELPPKKAAAVAAEITGVPKKVLYNWSLLRKKEGD; encoded by the coding sequence ATGGGGCCTGAATTGGGGCTGCTTTATATTGTCGCTACACCCATTGGCAATTTGGCCGATATGGTACCGCGAGCTGTCGAAGTTCTACAATGTGCCGATCTGGTTGCCGCTGAGGACACACGTCACAGTCAGAAACTCTTATCCCATTTCAATATCGATTCTCCGCTGTTGGCATATCATGAACATACCGATGCCAGGCGCACTGGGCAGATACTACAGCGCTTGGAGCAGGGGCTGACGGTGGCGCTGATCTCGGATGCAGGTACCCCGCTGATTTCCGATCCGGGCTATCGATTGGTGCGCACAGCGCGCGAGCGAGGCATTCGCGTGGTACCAATTCCCGGTGCCTGCGCTTTCATTGCGGCCCTGAGTGCCGCTGGCCTGCCCAGCGACCGCTTCAGTTTCGAGGGGTTTTTACCCGCTAAGGGTGGTGCGCGGGAACGGGCGCTGCGGGAGTTGGCACGGGATACCCGCACCCTGATTTTCTACGAGGCGCCCCATCGGGTGGCCGATACCCTCGAGGCTATGGCTGCGGTTTTTGGGGGAGAGCGCGAGGCGGTGATTGCCCGCGAGGTCAGCAAAGCCTTTGAGACCTTCCAATTGATGCCACTGCGCCAATTGGCCAGTTGGGTGCGTGCAGACAGCAATCAGCAGCGCGGAGAGATAGTAGTACTGGTGCGTGGTAACGAGCGTCGTTGTGAGAGCGCGCTTGATGATGAAGCACAACGGGTCATGTCCCTTCTGCTGGCTGAATTACCCCCGAAAAAAGCCGCCGCTGTGGCAGCGGAAATCACCGGGGTGCCCAAAAAGGTACTGTACAACTGGAGCCTGTTGCGAAAAAAAGAGGGCGATTGA
- a CDS encoding BolA family protein — translation MSLAKQIEEKLTASFAPEYIDVQCESHMHNVPEGSEMHFRVVLVSEAFHSLGKVQRHQAVYSVLGEEMAGPIHALALHVYAPDEWEGEAPVSPECQGGGKNKGQM, via the coding sequence ATGTCCCTTGCGAAACAGATCGAAGAAAAACTTACGGCGAGTTTTGCCCCAGAATACATTGACGTCCAGTGCGAAAGCCATATGCACAATGTGCCGGAGGGATCGGAAATGCACTTTCGAGTGGTCCTGGTCAGTGAGGCTTTTCACTCACTGGGAAAAGTGCAGCGGCACCAGGCAGTCTATTCTGTCCTTGGCGAGGAAATGGCTGGTCCTATCCATGCACTTGCCTTGCATGTCTATGCGCCGGATGAATGGGAAGGTGAAGCCCCTGTAAGCCCCGAATGCCAGGGGGGCGGAAAAAATAAAGGGCAAATGTAG
- a CDS encoding TIGR04219 family outer membrane beta-barrel protein, with translation MNKSAITLCALFAFNAASADTILGIDATAGVWLPGYTGAIGSDNYDLDNLSLSEDNITTFQAALEHPIPLVPNVLLAHSNIDTDGSAHLISAVTFDDETFAVGSEINTNLNLSHTDATFYYEVLDNWVNLDLGLTARRYSGEFTAVSETQSETVDLTGYLPMVYAMARFDLPFTGWSLIAQGNGTAYRGDTHTDLTAKVRWNFVPVLDLAFEAGYRVMSLDLEELDDLQSDIDIKGPYIGLNLHL, from the coding sequence ATGAACAAATCCGCCATTACCCTGTGCGCCCTATTCGCCTTTAACGCCGCCAGCGCAGATACGATTCTCGGCATTGATGCCACCGCCGGCGTTTGGCTACCGGGGTATACCGGTGCTATCGGTAGCGATAACTATGATCTGGACAACCTCTCCCTTAGTGAGGACAACATCACCACCTTTCAGGCCGCCCTGGAACACCCAATTCCACTGGTACCCAATGTGCTGCTCGCCCACAGCAACATTGACACCGATGGCAGCGCCCATCTGATAAGCGCTGTCACTTTTGATGACGAAACCTTCGCAGTGGGCTCCGAAATCAACACCAATCTAAATCTCAGCCACACCGATGCCACCTTTTACTACGAGGTGCTGGACAATTGGGTCAATCTGGACCTGGGCCTGACTGCGCGCAGGTACAGTGGTGAATTTACTGCTGTCAGTGAAACCCAGTCAGAAACCGTCGATCTTACCGGTTATCTGCCCATGGTCTATGCCATGGCGCGCTTCGATCTGCCATTTACCGGCTGGTCTTTGATTGCCCAGGGTAACGGCACCGCCTATCGCGGCGACACCCACACCGACTTGACCGCCAAGGTACGTTGGAATTTTGTACCGGTATTGGACCTGGCTTTCGAGGCCGGCTACCGGGTAATGAGCCTGGACCTGGAAGAACTGGACGATCTGCAGAGCGATATTGACATCAAAGGTCCCTATATTGGCCTCAACCTGCATTTGTAG
- a CDS encoding sigma 54-interacting transcriptional regulator, producing the protein MSCEEGKSDLLEDTLNASNHFQFEDALRLATFTIIWHPKRHRIGASAHLLWDQAGKFELSRWTPRFQHGDNCEYPLDDRRISRSPVLFRKVSQGIVIHPPNTDMPVQIGAMQIENPITLEEEALEEGVVFCLGRRITLCLHWAPPRCPESHKLGLVGSGHQLQRIGKQIRKAAQINASVLIRGESGTGKELVAHAIHDLSSRCGRSMVCVNMATLGGELAVAELFGVRQGAYTGARANRPGLIGEAHGSTLFMDEIGDAQPPVQAMLLRVLESGTLRALGDSRERNVDVRFIAATDRPLEAGSAPSFSQPLRRRLEAVCIQLPPLRRRREDFGELLLKFLVEAECELEQVIHLPADLVCILATRSWPGNVRELKNFVTRLTLYIQPDGTLLLGEDLAEYLQQEVTTEIKPAIAATRFPARYRDPATVSESDLLQALNTSGWRIMPAARTLGISRTSMYALLKHSTEIRFADAIAKEEIQQVMQEGSDLDAWAEQLKTPREGLKRRLNALALKR; encoded by the coding sequence ATGTCGTGTGAGGAGGGAAAAAGTGATCTATTGGAGGACACCCTGAATGCCTCCAATCACTTCCAGTTTGAAGATGCGCTACGGCTTGCCACTTTCACCATTATTTGGCATCCAAAGCGTCATCGTATTGGTGCCAGTGCCCACTTGCTGTGGGATCAGGCCGGTAAATTTGAATTATCTCGCTGGACTCCCCGGTTTCAACATGGCGATAACTGCGAGTATCCCCTGGATGATCGCCGTATTTCTCGCAGTCCGGTATTATTCAGGAAAGTGTCGCAAGGAATTGTGATTCACCCTCCCAACACCGACATGCCTGTACAAATCGGTGCGATGCAAATTGAGAATCCCATTACCCTGGAAGAGGAAGCGCTGGAAGAAGGCGTTGTTTTCTGCTTGGGGCGTCGGATCACCCTCTGTCTCCACTGGGCCCCACCCCGATGTCCAGAATCGCACAAGCTTGGACTGGTCGGAAGTGGTCACCAGTTGCAGCGGATAGGAAAGCAAATTCGCAAAGCGGCGCAAATCAATGCCAGCGTACTCATTCGCGGTGAAAGTGGAACCGGTAAGGAACTGGTGGCACACGCAATTCATGATCTGAGCAGCCGGTGTGGGCGATCAATGGTCTGTGTGAATATGGCTACGCTGGGTGGTGAACTGGCAGTGGCAGAGCTTTTCGGTGTGCGTCAGGGCGCCTACACCGGTGCTCGTGCGAATCGACCGGGCCTGATTGGTGAGGCGCATGGATCAACATTATTTATGGACGAAATTGGTGATGCCCAGCCACCCGTACAGGCAATGCTGCTGCGGGTTTTAGAGAGTGGTACACTGCGGGCTTTGGGTGACAGCCGTGAACGCAATGTCGACGTGCGCTTTATCGCTGCCACTGACCGGCCCCTTGAGGCTGGCTCTGCGCCGTCTTTTAGCCAGCCACTTCGGCGGCGCCTGGAGGCAGTGTGTATCCAACTTCCACCTCTGCGTCGGCGGCGCGAAGACTTCGGAGAATTGTTACTCAAATTTCTTGTTGAGGCCGAATGTGAACTGGAGCAGGTTATTCACCTCCCTGCGGATCTCGTTTGCATTCTCGCAACCCGGTCCTGGCCCGGTAATGTGCGTGAGTTAAAAAACTTCGTCACCCGATTGACTTTATATATACAGCCAGATGGAACTCTTCTCTTGGGAGAGGACCTGGCCGAATATTTGCAGCAGGAGGTTACGACTGAAATTAAGCCCGCCATTGCAGCTACTCGCTTTCCCGCCCGCTACCGTGACCCTGCCACGGTATCGGAGTCCGATCTTTTGCAAGCGCTCAACACCAGTGGCTGGCGGATTATGCCTGCCGCCCGTACCTTGGGCATTTCACGTACCTCCATGTATGCACTACTCAAACACAGTACAGAAATTAGATTCGCAGATGCAATAGCCAAGGAAGAAATTCAGCAGGTTATGCAGGAGGGTTCGGATCTGGATGCTTGGGCTGAACAATTGAAAACTCCACGGGAGGGGCTGAAAAGACGCCTGAACGCCCTGGCTCTAAAAAGGTGA